One window from the genome of Xenorhabdus bovienii SS-2004 encodes:
- a CDS encoding phage tail protein: MMAALGLFVFMLKTTPYQSFQYKQSWRHAFNSRVGARPAWQFIGSDNDTVTLSGELYPELTGGSLSLTALTLMADRGKAWSFIDGSGAIYGMFVIESIDETKTEFMSGGAARKISFTLTLRRVDNNLFEMLGDLQDQLSDIKGKPPTSLDKPSGLTRKAIGEIKEHPNARS; this comes from the coding sequence ATGATGGCTGCACTTGGTTTATTTGTTTTTATGTTGAAAACAACGCCATACCAAAGTTTCCAATATAAACAAAGTTGGAGACATGCTTTCAATAGCCGTGTGGGAGCACGGCCTGCATGGCAATTTATTGGTTCAGATAATGATACGGTTACGCTATCGGGGGAACTTTATCCTGAACTGACAGGCGGTTCTCTTTCACTGACTGCATTGACATTGATGGCAGACAGAGGTAAGGCGTGGTCTTTCATTGATGGAAGTGGCGCAATTTATGGAATGTTCGTTATCGAAAGCATTGATGAGACAAAAACGGAATTTATGTCGGGCGGAGCGGCCAGAAAAATCAGTTTTACACTGACCTTACGGCGCGTTGATAACAATTTGTTTGAAATGTTGGGTGATTTACAGGATCAATTATCTGATATAAAAGGCAAACCACCTACATCACTGGATAAGCCTTCTGGTCTTACGAGAAAGGCTATAGGTGAAATTAAGGAGCATCCTAATGCTAGATCTTAA
- a CDS encoding tail protein: MSNIQSQLNKVLSAVGKLTGSFKSFQRHNKKLENSVDKIHNQFKKLNKTVESLKPIVGYAQETARIRTDLKAYNQTIKQSLSARQNSTRTLQVSAASQSANIIQTTQIIKQENSSSKKNEFNLGATGNMTNNFTLLDKLVININPKITILFSILNKINAVLNVTTGAVKVVFQTLVGYIQLFGNVGIKTFDFLRVSLNIFTQLGIQAFVSLKVSLNIFAQLGIQALVSLRVNFNFFAQLGIQALDKLKSSLDAFVQLGLNAFEELKASLNFFAQLGVQALDKLKSTLDAFVQLGVQALNKLTAPLDIFAQLGTQALDKLKSTLDAFVQLGVQALNKLTAPLDIFAQLGTQALDKLKSTLDAFVQLGVQALNKLTAPLDVFAQLGLNAFEELKASLNFFAQLGIQALDKLKSSLDAFVQLGLNAFEELKASLNFFAQLGIQALDKLKSTLDAFVQLGVQALNKLTAPLDIFAQLGTQALDKLKSTLDAFVQLGVQALNKLTAPLDIFAQLGTQALDKLKSTLDAFVQLGVQALNKLTAPLDIFAQLGTQALDKLKSTLDAFVQLGVQALNKLTSPLDVFAKLGMQALEELKASLSFFAQLGVQALDKLKSSLDIFTQVGVQALEELRANLNRFAQVGIQAMENLRDGLKVFAQLGTEALEALRAAMDFFGKTGNKVFGSLNDGADLLSNKGGKDTFGNQRKGLEILGNIGQKVFGVLGSGINILANVGVKGLSFLSSTFSVLGKSIMFIGRAMMANPILAIIGVIAMAAIYIWQNWGTLGPKFTALWEGIKNVCSNVWQGIKNIVSAAWEGIKSFFMNGGLIGIIYQNWDAIKQSASEVWEAIKALLSEKWESIKQSVLATWENIKAQISGAWESVKQNTLEIWESIKKSISDRWNEIVSDVQAIPEKLKKAGSDMIDSLLTGIQEKWEALKGKITSITDIFKSWWSGDDKKEVAVKTSQEITNSATTQQAAQITKHDTGGSISAGKFGIAGERGPEIISGPANVTSRKNTAKLAAVGLAVSSMSLPIAAQDAPLHAQSLPAHTYEAVQAKKERSLPPQLSGAPQYNIYVYGAQGQSAQDIARVVRQELEQRERIQQARMRSSLSDRGEDFS, translated from the coding sequence ATGAGTAATATACAGTCACAGCTAAACAAGGTTCTGAGTGCCGTTGGAAAGCTGACCGGTTCCTTTAAATCTTTTCAACGGCATAATAAAAAGCTGGAAAATTCAGTCGATAAAATTCATAACCAGTTCAAAAAACTCAATAAGACCGTTGAGAGCTTAAAACCTATCGTGGGTTATGCGCAGGAAACTGCGCGTATACGCACCGATCTTAAAGCCTATAATCAAACAATTAAACAATCTTTATCTGCGCGGCAGAATTCGACAAGAACGCTGCAGGTTAGTGCTGCCAGTCAATCAGCTAATATTATTCAAACTACCCAAATTATCAAACAGGAAAATTCATCCAGTAAAAAAAACGAATTTAATCTTGGTGCAACGGGGAATATGACTAACAATTTTACATTGTTAGATAAGTTGGTTATTAATATCAATCCAAAGATAACAATTTTATTTAGTATTCTGAATAAAATTAATGCGGTTTTGAATGTAACTACTGGTGCAGTAAAAGTAGTATTTCAAACTCTGGTTGGTTATATACAACTATTTGGAAATGTTGGTATAAAAACATTCGATTTTTTAAGAGTCAGTTTGAATATATTTACGCAGTTGGGTATTCAGGCTTTTGTATCTTTAAAAGTTAGTCTGAATATTTTTGCACAGCTAGGGATTCAGGCTCTGGTGTCCTTAAGAGTTAATTTTAATTTCTTTGCACAGTTAGGAATTCAGGCGCTGGATAAATTAAAATCCAGTCTGGATGCATTTGTACAGTTAGGACTTAATGCTTTTGAAGAATTAAAAGCCAGTCTGAATTTTTTTGCACAATTAGGGGTTCAGGCGCTGGATAAATTAAAATCCACACTGGATGCATTTGTGCAGTTGGGTGTTCAGGCTCTGAATAAATTAACCGCTCCCCTGGATATATTTGCGCAGCTGGGAACTCAGGCGCTGGATAAATTAAAATCCACACTGGATGCATTTGTTCAGTTGGGTGTTCAGGCTCTGAATAAATTAACCGCACCCCTGGATATATTTGCACAGCTGGGAACTCAGGCGTTGGATAAATTAAAATCCACACTGGATGCATTTGTGCAGTTGGGTGTTCAGGCTCTGAATAAATTAACCGCTCCCCTGGATGTATTTGCTCAGTTGGGACTCAACGCTTTTGAAGAATTAAAAGCCAGCCTCAATTTTTTTGCTCAATTGGGAATTCAGGCGCTGGATAAATTAAAATCCAGTCTGGATGCATTTGTACAGTTGGGGCTTAACGCTTTTGAAGAATTAAAAGCCAGTCTGAATTTTTTTGCACAATTAGGAATTCAGGCGCTGGATAAATTAAAATCCACACTGGATGCATTTGTGCAGTTGGGTGTTCAGGCTCTGAATAAATTAACCGCACCCCTGGATATATTTGCGCAGCTGGGAACTCAGGCGTTGGATAAATTAAAATCCACACTGGATGCATTTGTGCAGTTGGGTGTTCAGGCTCTGAATAAATTAACAGCACCCCTGGATATATTTGCGCAACTGGGAACTCAGGCGTTGGATAAATTAAAATCCACACTGGATGCATTTGTGCAGTTGGGTGTTCAGGCTCTGAATAAATTAACAGCACCATTGGATATATTTGCGCAACTGGGAACTCAGGCGCTGGATAAATTAAAATCCACACTGGATGCATTTGTGCAGTTGGGCGTTCAGGCTCTGAATAAATTAACCTCTCCCCTGGATGTATTTGCTAAGTTGGGTATGCAGGCTTTAGAAGAGTTAAAAGCCAGCCTCAGTTTCTTTGCTCAGCTGGGCGTTCAGGCGCTGGATAAATTGAAATCCAGTCTGGATATATTTACTCAGGTTGGTGTTCAGGCTCTGGAAGAATTAAGAGCCAATCTGAATAGATTTGCTCAAGTGGGTATTCAGGCTATGGAGAATTTAAGAGATGGCTTGAAGGTATTCGCACAATTGGGAACTGAGGCTTTAGAAGCACTAAGAGCCGCTATGGATTTTTTTGGTAAAACCGGAAACAAAGTTTTTGGCTCACTTAATGATGGCGCTGATTTGCTATCTAACAAAGGAGGTAAAGATACTTTTGGAAACCAAAGAAAAGGCCTTGAAATATTAGGGAATATTGGTCAAAAAGTTTTTGGTGTTTTGGGTAGTGGTATAAATATTCTGGCAAATGTTGGTGTAAAAGGCCTGTCTTTTTTAAGTAGTACTTTCAGTGTATTAGGAAAATCAATAATGTTCATTGGTCGGGCTATGATGGCGAACCCGATTCTTGCCATTATTGGTGTTATCGCAATGGCTGCTATTTATATTTGGCAGAATTGGGGAACGTTGGGGCCAAAATTCACAGCCTTGTGGGAAGGTATCAAAAATGTTTGTAGCAATGTATGGCAGGGAATTAAAAACATAGTCAGTGCCGCATGGGAAGGTATCAAGAGCTTTTTCATGAATGGAGGACTGATCGGCATTATTTACCAAAACTGGGATGCTATTAAACAAAGCGCTTCAGAAGTTTGGGAAGCGATTAAAGCCTTATTAAGTGAGAAATGGGAATCTATTAAACAAAGCGTTCTTGCCACTTGGGAAAATATCAAAGCCCAAATCAGTGGTGCTTGGGAATCCGTTAAACAGAATACTTTGGAAATCTGGGAAAGCATCAAAAAATCAATTTCAGATAGATGGAATGAAATTGTTAGTGATGTTCAAGCTATTCCAGAGAAATTAAAGAAAGCGGGTTCGGATATGATCGACAGCTTGTTAACGGGTATTCAAGAAAAATGGGAAGCCTTGAAGGGGAAAATTACCTCTATTACTGACATATTCAAATCATGGTGGTCAGGTGATGATAAAAAGGAAGTAGCTGTAAAAACATCACAGGAAATAACGAATAGCGCAACTACGCAACAAGCGGCACAAATTACTAAACATGATACAGGCGGATCTATTTCAGCCGGGAAATTCGGCATTGCGGGTGAGCGTGGCCCTGAAATTATTAGCGGCCCAGCCAATGTAACCAGCCGGAAAAATACGGCGAAGCTCGCTGCCGTGGGACTTGCCGTTAGTTCAATGTCTTTGCCTATTGCCGCACAGGATGCACCGTTGCATGCGCAAAGTCTGCCTGCTCATACTTATGAGGCTGTTCAGGCGAAGAAAGAACGAAGCCTGCCACCGCAGCTTAGCGGAGCACCACAATATAACATCTATGTCTATGGCGCTCAGGGACAGTCCGCGCAGGATATTGCCCGTGTGGTCAGGCAGGAATTGGAACAACGGGAACGTATCCAGCAAGCCCGTATGCGTAGCTCACTTTCTGATAGAGGAGAAGATTTCTCATGA
- a CDS encoding GpE family phage tail protein encodes MADIATVFHWSPTVTDEMSLSELLDWRHRAILRSGAENE; translated from the coding sequence GTGGCGGATATCGCCACCGTTTTTCACTGGTCACCGACAGTGACAGATGAAATGTCATTGTCGGAACTGTTGGATTGGCGACATCGGGCCATTTTAAGAAGTGGTGCAGAAAATGAGTAA
- a CDS encoding phage tail assembly protein, which produces MTETLNTQNDDLRTIELEAPLARGNGEITEVMVRKPTSGALRGARLQALLEMDVDSMLLVLPRVTTPVLTKNDLMMMSPGDLINLSVEVVNFLLPKSVKSDSQNN; this is translated from the coding sequence ATGACAGAAACACTGAACACTCAAAATGACGATCTGCGCACCATCGAATTGGAAGCTCCATTGGCGCGAGGTAACGGCGAAATCACGGAAGTGATGGTACGCAAGCCTACCAGTGGTGCATTGCGCGGTGCACGTTTACAGGCGCTGCTGGAAATGGATGTGGATTCTATGCTGCTTGTCCTGCCGCGTGTTACCACTCCTGTATTGACCAAAAATGACCTAATGATGATGTCACCCGGTGATCTGATTAATCTCAGTGTGGAGGTGGTCAATTTTTTGTTACCGAAGTCGGTCAAGTCCGATTCCCAGAACAATTAA
- a CDS encoding phage major tail tube protein has translation MALPRKLKYLNLFNDGNNYQGIVEELTLPKLSRKLEAYRGAGMNGSAMVDLGLDEGALDAEFTLGGIESQLYKQWGIATADGVMLRFAGSFEREDTGDVVAVEVVMRGRFQEFDHGTYKQGDNSQTKITAKNTYFKLTWDGEELIEIDTINMVEKVGGEDRLEQHRRNIGLF, from the coding sequence ATGGCATTACCTCGCAAACTTAAATACCTGAATTTGTTCAATGATGGCAACAACTATCAGGGGATCGTGGAAGAACTGACTCTTCCTAAGTTAAGCCGCAAGCTGGAAGCTTATCGTGGCGCCGGCATGAACGGCAGCGCAATGGTGGATCTGGGTCTGGATGAAGGCGCATTGGATGCGGAATTCACTCTGGGCGGTATTGAATCTCAACTGTATAAGCAGTGGGGCATTGCGACAGCAGATGGCGTTATGTTGCGCTTTGCTGGTTCTTTTGAGCGCGAAGATACCGGTGATGTGGTTGCGGTTGAAGTTGTGATGCGTGGCCGCTTCCAGGAGTTCGATCACGGCACTTATAAACAAGGTGATAACTCTCAGACCAAAATCACCGCGAAAAACACTTATTTCAAACTGACATGGGATGGCGAAGAGCTGATTGAAATCGACACCATCAACATGGTTGAGAAAGTGGGCGGAGAAGATCGTCTAGAGCAGCATCGCCGCAATATCGGTCTTTTTTAA
- a CDS encoding phage tail sheath protein codes for MAQDYHHGVRVQEINEGTRTITTVSTAIVGMVCTGPDADEKTFPLNTPVLITDVMSASGKAGKKGTLYSSLKAIADQAQPVTVVVRVAEGESEEVTVSNIIGTVTDAGKKTGMQALLAAQSQLGVKPRILGVPGLDSKAVAIELASVAQKLKAMAYVSAYGSKNISEVIKYRDNFNQRELMLIWPDFLSWDTVSNSESIAYATARALGLRAKIDEETGWHKTLSNVGVNGVTGLSADVFWDLQDTATDADLLNKSGITTLIRKNGFRFWGSRTCSDDALFQFESYTRTAQVLADTMADAHMWAIDKPLTPSLVRDIIEGINAKFRELKSGGYIIDGRCWYDEKANDKDTLKAGKLTIDYDYTPVPPLENMMLRQRITDSYLMNFAKSINK; via the coding sequence ATGGCACAAGATTATCATCACGGCGTCCGTGTACAGGAAATCAATGAAGGTACTCGCACCATCACCACAGTTAGCACCGCTATCGTGGGTATGGTTTGTACTGGTCCTGACGCAGACGAAAAAACATTTCCATTAAACACTCCAGTTTTGATTACTGACGTTATGAGCGCCAGTGGCAAAGCAGGGAAAAAGGGAACTTTGTACTCATCACTGAAAGCGATTGCTGATCAGGCTCAGCCTGTCACCGTCGTTGTTCGTGTGGCTGAGGGCGAATCTGAAGAAGTAACCGTTTCTAATATCATCGGTACTGTCACTGATGCAGGTAAGAAAACCGGTATGCAGGCACTGTTGGCGGCGCAAAGCCAGCTCGGTGTTAAGCCTCGTATTCTGGGTGTTCCAGGTCTGGATTCAAAAGCGGTTGCGATTGAACTGGCCAGCGTTGCTCAGAAACTGAAAGCAATGGCGTATGTCAGTGCTTATGGCAGCAAAAATATCTCTGAAGTCATCAAATACCGCGACAACTTCAATCAGCGTGAGCTGATGCTGATTTGGCCGGATTTCTTGAGCTGGGATACTGTTTCCAATAGCGAGTCTATCGCTTATGCAACCGCTCGTGCTCTGGGCTTGCGTGCCAAAATCGACGAGGAAACTGGCTGGCACAAAACACTGTCCAACGTGGGTGTTAACGGTGTAACCGGTCTGTCTGCTGACGTCTTCTGGGATCTGCAAGATACCGCAACTGACGCTGATCTGTTGAACAAGAGTGGCATCACTACGCTGATCCGCAAAAACGGCTTCCGTTTCTGGGGCTCCCGTACTTGCTCTGATGACGCACTGTTCCAGTTCGAAAGCTACACCCGTACCGCTCAAGTTCTGGCTGACACCATGGCTGACGCACATATGTGGGCAATAGACAAACCACTGACACCATCACTGGTACGCGACATCATTGAAGGTATTAATGCCAAGTTCCGCGAACTGAAATCTGGTGGTTACATCATCGACGGCCGTTGCTGGTATGACGAAAAAGCCAACGATAAAGACACGCTGAAAGCAGGCAAACTGACCATCGATTACGACTATACACCTGTACCGCCACTGGAAAACATGATGTTACGCCAGCGCATTACAGATAGTTACCTGATGAATTTCGCTAAAAGTATCAATAAATAA
- a CDS encoding phage baseplate protein: MKNLGLAETKNQAQDAVPNSRKVNGKTLTGDVTLSAEDVQGEPRFNQTIDLTGLSSDRYYPVWWKFPFNERGANSWLTIHRNYAENRENKNPFGKDVTHLAGLEVQIEGSDTLWGGDAQYLNIKRINQRYRNTVKKIQYGMMSIARSVDGKYPLYYDWKSGDITECRVYSGCYLRGGLTYHVTSNFNNLDYSRKEDEVEIWHGVSDSDKREIKWTVKSYAIDDPLLGKDYDDTVTPYGSDITDMLYPVGIVVWFAQNKNPNNLFPGTSWKYIGENRTVRLAAANGSNVLSTGGNDTKWLSVNQIPKHSHSFSANTSNAGGHNHSRGDMNITGYLPSVIQHGDDVFGGAFARNGQNKPAVDYTDHWKELTTFDASRTWTGHTSWGGEHIHNVSGTTSEIGKGEGFDVTNSYVMLMGWYRIS, translated from the coding sequence GTGAAAAACCTCGGTTTGGCGGAAACCAAAAATCAGGCCCAGGACGCAGTGCCCAATTCAAGGAAGGTGAATGGGAAGACATTGACGGGGGATGTGACCCTGAGTGCGGAGGATGTTCAGGGAGAGCCCCGTTTTAACCAGACGATAGATCTAACGGGTTTGAGTAGTGATCGGTATTATCCGGTATGGTGGAAATTCCCGTTTAATGAGCGTGGAGCTAATTCATGGCTGACAATACACCGTAATTACGCCGAGAATCGGGAGAATAAAAATCCATTTGGGAAAGATGTAACTCATTTAGCAGGGCTAGAGGTACAAATAGAAGGAAGCGATACACTCTGGGGAGGAGATGCTCAGTACCTGAATATAAAACGGATCAATCAACGTTATCGTAATACCGTCAAAAAGATTCAGTATGGCATGATGAGTATTGCAAGGTCTGTTGATGGTAAGTACCCTCTATACTATGATTGGAAATCTGGCGATATCACAGAATGCCGTGTATATAGTGGATGTTATTTACGAGGAGGATTAACCTATCATGTTACTAGTAATTTCAATAACTTAGATTATTCCCGTAAAGAAGATGAAGTAGAAATATGGCATGGCGTAAGTGATTCTGATAAGCGGGAGATTAAATGGACGGTTAAATCTTATGCTATTGATGATCCTTTATTAGGAAAAGATTATGATGATACAGTAACGCCTTACGGATCTGATATTACAGATATGCTATATCCTGTAGGAATAGTTGTATGGTTTGCTCAGAATAAAAATCCAAATAATTTATTTCCGGGGACATCGTGGAAATATATTGGCGAAAATAGAACTGTTCGCTTGGCTGCTGCTAATGGTTCAAATGTGTTATCAACGGGTGGGAATGATACTAAATGGTTATCTGTCAACCAAATACCTAAGCACAGTCATTCTTTTAGCGCAAATACTAGTAATGCAGGCGGTCATAATCATAGTCGTGGAGATATGAACATTACTGGTTATCTACCAAGTGTTATTCAACATGGGGATGATGTTTTTGGTGGTGCTTTTGCTAGAAATGGGCAGAATAAACCAGCCGTAGACTATACTGACCACTGGAAAGAACTTACTACATTTGACGCATCTCGTACTTGGACTGGGCATACATCATGGGGTGGTGAGCATATTCATAATGTTAGTGGTACAACATCAGAAATTGGTAAAGGGGAAGGATTTGATGTTACTAACTCTTATGTTATGTTAATGGGGTGGTACCGTATTTCTTAA
- a CDS encoding tail fiber assembly protein, translated as MVYRTNTETREYICADMERIVVGVSLSAGAYSDAPELPESVDIAVCRSTDGKSWINVPDYRGKTAYHIKTLKPMKIQSIGEIPFELTLLEPKTLFDKWDGKQWVTDLNEQKQHDLKQIENQKQSLLQEAEKRIIQLERKVRLNMASKEEISLLNEWEVYSVKLIDIDISGINKLGWPKKPN; from the coding sequence ATGGTTTATCGGACTAATACCGAAACAAGAGAATATATTTGTGCAGATATGGAGCGCATTGTCGTTGGCGTTAGCCTGTCTGCTGGAGCTTATTCAGATGCTCCAGAACTACCAGAATCGGTAGATATCGCTGTTTGTCGTAGTACTGATGGAAAGTCATGGATTAATGTACCGGATTACCGTGGAAAAACTGCCTATCACATCAAAACCCTAAAACCTATGAAAATACAGTCAATTGGCGAAATACCTTTTGAATTAACTCTACTAGAACCTAAGACTTTATTCGATAAATGGGATGGGAAACAGTGGGTAACTGATCTTAATGAACAGAAACAACATGATTTAAAGCAAATAGAAAATCAAAAACAATCGCTGTTACAGGAAGCCGAAAAAAGAATTATTCAATTGGAACGTAAGGTTAGACTTAATATGGCCTCAAAGGAAGAAATTTCACTATTAAATGAGTGGGAAGTTTATAGTGTTAAATTGATTGATATTGATATTTCAGGTATTAACAAACTTGGCTGGCCTAAAAAGCCAAATTAG
- a CDS encoding tail fiber assembly protein, whose protein sequence is MLLNRVDCPAAPDIDWPKAPE, encoded by the coding sequence GTGCTATTGAACCGTGTAGACTGTCCGGCAGCACCAGACATTGACTGGCCTAAAGCGCCAGAGTGA
- a CDS encoding tail fiber assembly protein: protein MIADANGLPILVGPPPPTPEELQVQTATKRLYLLNEVDTQIMRLERITRREIATPDEQKWFDAWELYSIELQRLDTTAAPDIDWPKAPK, encoded by the coding sequence ATTATTGCTGACGCTAATGGTCTGCCCATATTGGTAGGCCCGCCACCTCCCACGCCAGAGGAATTACAAGTGCAGACTGCAACAAAACGCCTGTATCTATTAAATGAGGTTGATACGCAAATTATGCGGCTAGAGCGTATCACCCGCAGGGAAATAGCAACGCCAGATGAGCAAAAATGGTTTGATGCATGGGAGCTGTATAGCATTGAACTGCAACGACTGGACACCACAGCAGCACCTGACATTGACTGGCCTAAAGCGCCAAAATAA
- a CDS encoding GNAT family N-acetyltransferase yields the protein MNIFDLKCKLFGWQETNFTEYEKSYFSFGGNLATHPLVLKFIHERYNFKEKYFINKNRNSINTSICVWDNKYLANDPACPLSNEIGIVVPNDEIVIPSSENARFLLPIKSKFISPLNSENIINLTFKHNAKRSLCLAKPLSEKSNKKYKYRLNSFMKFGGELVDVQIFSADELTDFYSQLVEERWGTCSFDKEMINELFHLIKPMIFGNVLFFKGQPCAFHFITKTQFHHHTNIEFIQAGMDRSAELAKYSIGSLLIWSNIYKAVNEFDNVRFSFGRPSRDYKLRWSNIYPIGRTITLI from the coding sequence ATGAATATTTTCGACCTAAAATGCAAACTTTTCGGATGGCAAGAAACAAACTTCACTGAATACGAAAAGTCTTATTTTTCTTTTGGTGGTAACTTAGCCACTCATCCTCTCGTATTAAAATTTATCCATGAACGATATAATTTTAAAGAAAAATATTTCATAAATAAAAATAGAAATTCTATTAACACATCAATATGTGTATGGGATAATAAATACTTAGCTAATGATCCTGCTTGTCCTTTATCAAATGAAATAGGTATTGTTGTACCAAATGATGAAATAGTGATACCTTCAAGTGAAAATGCTCGTTTTCTATTACCGATTAAGTCGAAGTTCATCTCACCATTAAATTCAGAAAATATTATTAATTTAACTTTCAAACATAATGCCAAAAGATCATTATGTTTAGCTAAGCCTTTATCAGAAAAATCAAATAAAAAATACAAATATAGACTAAATAGCTTTATGAAATTTGGTGGTGAATTAGTAGATGTTCAAATATTTAGTGCGGATGAATTAACCGATTTTTATTCTCAACTTGTAGAAGAACGATGGGGGACATGTAGTTTTGATAAAGAAATGATAAATGAGTTATTTCATTTAATAAAACCTATGATTTTTGGTAATGTTTTATTTTTTAAAGGCCAACCTTGCGCTTTTCATTTCATTACAAAAACTCAATTCCATCATCACACAAATATTGAATTTATTCAGGCTGGAATGGATAGATCTGCTGAATTAGCTAAGTATTCTATTGGTTCACTACTGATATGGAGTAATATATATAAAGCTGTGAATGAGTTTGATAACGTTAGATTTTCATTTGGTAGACCATCACGAGATTATAAATTAAGATGGAGTAACATTTACCCAATAGGCAGAACGATTACACTGATTTAA
- a CDS encoding tail fiber protein has product MMSIARSVDGKYPLYYDWKSGDITECRVYSGCYLRGGLTYHVTSNFNNLDYSRKEDEVEIWHGVSDSDKREIKWTVKSYAIDDPLLGKDYDDTVLPYAHDYSETINLAKNAYPITGGRLNGELVASNVVISQGDGRQHFSLRDNDGQTRAWIYKDKGGDGIHINNGYDGGGEWILNKSGEMYCPGTISSYLEHTIRHAGYGRINYVHQNTGDYIFLETTEDGKGIYFVQRNKDHNNQWVLRFPQKDGVVATTDDIASTNNIPVGIPLPWPQETPPPGYLICNGESFDKAKCPQLALAYPSGVLPDLRGEFIRGLDAGRNVDSGRKALSWQADEFRSHNHEFEAIRNETGNSVWADFFGTGSDFGRKKYPVSNSGGKETRPRNVAFLYIVRAA; this is encoded by the coding sequence ATGATGAGTATTGCAAGGTCTGTTGATGGTAAGTACCCTCTATACTATGATTGGAAATCTGGCGATATCACAGAATGCCGTGTATATAGTGGATGTTATTTACGAGGAGGATTAACCTATCATGTTACTAGTAATTTCAATAACTTAGATTATTCCCGTAAAGAAGATGAAGTAGAAATATGGCATGGCGTAAGTGATTCTGATAAGCGGGAGATTAAATGGACGGTTAAATCTTATGCTATTGATGATCCTCTATTAGGAAAAGATTATGACGATACGGTGCTGCCTTATGCGCATGATTACTCAGAAACCATCAATTTAGCGAAAAATGCTTATCCAATCACAGGTGGAAGACTTAATGGTGAATTAGTTGCTTCAAATGTTGTTATCTCTCAAGGAGATGGAAGACAGCATTTTTCACTTAGAGATAATGATGGGCAAACACGTGCTTGGATATATAAAGACAAAGGTGGTGATGGAATACATATAAATAATGGCTATGATGGTGGTGGAGAATGGATTTTAAATAAAAGTGGTGAAATGTATTGCCCTGGTACAATAAGTTCTTATTTAGAACACACCATTAGACATGCTGGTTATGGGAGAATTAATTATGTCCATCAAAATACTGGAGATTATATCTTTTTAGAAACAACTGAAGATGGAAAAGGCATCTATTTCGTTCAACGAAATAAAGATCATAACAATCAATGGGTATTACGTTTCCCTCAAAAAGATGGGGTTGTAGCGACAACTGATGACATAGCTAGCACCAATAATATTCCTGTTGGCATTCCTTTACCATGGCCACAAGAAACACCACCTCCTGGTTATTTAATTTGTAATGGTGAAAGTTTTGATAAAGCTAAGTGTCCTCAATTAGCATTAGCGTATCCATCTGGTGTATTACCTGATCTACGTGGTGAATTTATTCGTGGTCTGGATGCAGGACGTAATGTTGATTCTGGGCGTAAGGCACTATCATGGCAGGCAGATGAGTTTAGATCCCACAATCATGAATTTGAAGCTATAAGGAACGAAACAGGTAATTCAGTATGGGCAGACTTCTTTGGAACTGGTTCTGATTTCGGCAGAAAAAAATACCCAGTTAGTAATAGTGGTGGTAAAGAAACACGTCCTCGTAACGTTGCATTTTTATATATAGTGAGAGCAGCTTAA